The following proteins are encoded in a genomic region of Triticum dicoccoides isolate Atlit2015 ecotype Zavitan chromosome 1B, WEW_v2.0, whole genome shotgun sequence:
- the LOC119348875 gene encoding transcription factor bHLH112-like: MAEEWWGSARTGGDALSACSATPAGSEISGTSGMSSGPAGLPDSAAAASPFFLADPQMDWTQSFMAAKVGAGADAPTSFNALLHLQGDASRQFLLDQAEHPPPVLATPYTDRAAHQGSVYADGLYGSSLASSYGDTHAAATTKPFSQQQQQHQFPDFFSSTGLFGAPAPTQRAPQPLLQALEPKLLKSRTEPAAQDACSSSSATRRSSAAPPAAKKPRTETPSPMPTFKVRKEKLGDRVTALQQLVSPFGKTDTASVLHEAIGYIKFLHDQVASLSSPYFIRCSGGPVQLQHKQASDGDAGEAKEDLRSRGLCLVPVASTYTMASETAAPEFWHPTFGGTFH; encoded by the exons ATGGCGGAGGAGTGGTGGGGCTCCGCACGAACCGGCGGCGACGCGCTCTCGGCGTGCTCCGCGACCCCTGCCGGGTCAGAGATCAGCGGGACTTCGGGGATGAGTTCGGGGCCTGCAGGTCTACCGGACTCCGCCGCAGCCGCCTCGCCGTTCTTCCTTGCTGATCCGCAGATGGATTGGACGCAATCCTTCAT GGCCGCGAAAGTAGGGGCAGGGGCCGACGCTCCGACGAGCTTCAACGCGTTGCTCCACCTGCAAGGAGACGCGAGCCGCCAGTTCCTGCTCGATCAGGCGGAGCATCCGCCTCCCGTTCTTGCTACCCCGTACACCGACCGCGCGGCGCATCAGGGGTCCGTGTACGCGGACGGCCTGTACGGCTCCAGCTTGGCCAGTAGCTACGGTGACACGCATGCTGCCGCGACGACGAAGCCGTtctcgcagcagcagcagcagcaccagtTCCCAGATTTCTTCAGCTCGACGGGGCTCTTTGGCGCGCCGGCTCCGACCCAGAGGGCACCGCAGCCTCTCCTGCAGGCTCTAGAGCCCAAACTCCTCAAG TCCAGAACTGAACCTGCGGCTCAGGACGCCTGCTCGTCGTCATCGGCGACGAGAAGGAGCAGCGCCGCCCCTCCGGCGGCGAAGAAGCCCCGGACAGAGACGCCGTCACCGATGCCGACTTTCAAG GTGAGGAAAGAGAAGCTCGGGGACAGAGTCACCGCGCTCCAGCAGCTGGTCTCGCCTTTTGGAAAG ACGGACACGGCATCGGTTCTCCACGAGGCCATCGGATACATCAAGTTCCTTCACGATCAAGTTGCC TCTCTCAGCTCTCCCTACTTCATCAGGTGTAGTGGCGGTCCGGTGCAGCTCCAGCACAAACAG GCTTCCGATGGCGACGCCGGCGAGGCAAAGGAGGATCTGCGGAGCCGTGGCCTGTGCCTTGTCCCGGTGGCGAGCACTTACACGATGGCTAGCGAGACGGCAGCACCGGAGTTCTGGCACCCTACCTTCGGAGGCACGTTTCATTGA